The Pelodiscus sinensis isolate JC-2024 chromosome 30, ASM4963464v1, whole genome shotgun sequence genome has a window encoding:
- the LOC102460877 gene encoding olfactory receptor 10A7-like, whose amino-acid sequence MTSQRQGNQTSVTEFILLGFGDLPGLQVPLFLLFLVIYLVTMVGNILVIVLVVADRHLHTPMYFFLCNLSCLEICYSSTLLPQLLAGLLTGDWTISFTGCLTQFYFFGALAGSECLLLSVMSYDRYLAICNPLHYAARMSGRSCLQLALGSWIGGFIACGITTVSISQLTFCGPNSIDHFFCDFIPLVKLSCNDPLLMDMLAFTVTLIVLLVPFVLTLGSYICILRTILRIRSTIGRQKAFSTCSSHLIVVSIYYGALLIAYMFPTTDLLSDFKKVLSVSYTILTPLVNPLIYALRNREVQEALCKACRELRT is encoded by the coding sequence ATGACAAGCCAGAGACAAGGAAACCAAACATCTGTCACAGAATTTATCCTCCTGGGATTCGGGGATCTTCCTGGCCTGCAGGTTCCTCTCTTCTTGCTCTTTCTCGTGATCTACCTGGTGACCATGGTTGGAAACATCCTCGTCATAGTGTTGGTTGTGGCTGATCGacacctccacacccccatgtacttcttcctgtgcaacttgtcctgcttggagatctgctacagctccaccctcctgccccagctgctggccgGGCTCCTGACTGGGGACTGGACAATTTCCTTCACAGGGTGTCTCACACAATTTTACTTCTTTGGTGCTCTGGCAGGCTCAGAATGCCTCCTCCTATCAGTGATGTCCTACGACCGGTATCTAGCCATATGCAACCCCCTGCACTACGCAGCCCGGATGAGTGGTAGGTCTTGCCTACAGCTTGCCTTGGGATCTTGGATAGGCGGCTTCATTGCTTGTGGTATAACCACAGTCTCAATATCCCAGTTAACTTTCTGTGGCCCCAACAGTatcgaccatttcttttgtgacttTATTCCCCTTGTAAAACTCTCCTGCAATGACCCTCTGCTGATGGACATGTTGGCATTCACAGTCACCTTGATTGTCTTACTAGTCCCCTTCGTGCTCACCTTAGGGTCCTACATCTGCATTCTCAGGACCATCCTCAGAATCCGCTCTACCattgggaggcaaaaggccttttccacctgctcctcccacctcattgtggtgagCATTTACTATGGAGCTCTCCTGATTGCCTACATGTTCCCGACCACCGACCTCCTGAGCGACTTCAAGAAAGTTCTCTCTGTCTCCTACACCATCCTGACGCCCCTGGTCAATCCACTCATCTACGCCCTGAGAAACAGAGAGGTCCAAGAGGCCCTGTGCAAAGCTTGCAgagagttaagaacataa